A single region of the Nicotiana sylvestris chromosome 6, ASM39365v2, whole genome shotgun sequence genome encodes:
- the LOC104231229 gene encoding ethylene receptor 2-like, producing MLRTLASALLILSFLVSLSAADNGFPRCNCDDEGFWSIERILECQRISDLFIAIAYFSIPIELLYFVSCSNFPFKWVLFQFIAFIVLCGMTHLLNFWTYYGQHPFQLMLALTIFKVLTALVSFATAITLITLFPMLLKIKVREFMLKKKTWDLGREVGLIKQQKEAGWHVRMLTQEIRKSLDRHTILYTTLVELAKTLDLHNCAIWKPNENKTEMNLIHELKGRSFSNMYNMPIPTSDPDVREIKGSDGVKLLDADSPLAAASSGGSSEPGAVAAVRMPMLKVSNFKGGTPELVPECYAILVLVLPSEQGRSWSNQEIEIVRVVADQVAVALSHAAVLEESQHMRETLEEQNRALQQAKPDALRASQARNAFQMVMSHGLRRPMHSILGLLSLMQDDNLGNEQRLLVDAMTKTSNVVSTLINDVMDTSTKDNSRFPLEMRHFQLHSMIKEAACLAKCLCAHRGYNISIEVDKSLPNHVMGDERRVFQVILHMVGNLLKDPNGGYLTFRVLPESARREGIDGAWKTRRSHSSLENVYIRFEVGSSNNHSHPEGIASTLPQCCETRRSREVEERLSFTVCRKLVQLMQGDIWVVPNPEGFDQSMTVILGFQLRPSIAIGIPEYGESSDHSHPHSLLQGVNVLLADYDDVNRAVTRKLLEKLGCVVSAVSSGHDCLGALAPAVSSFQIVLLDLHLPDLDGFEVTMRIRKFRSRSWPLIVGFASADEDVSGRCLQIGMNGIIRKPVLLPEIADELQRVLQASRIMR from the exons ATGTTAAGGACATTAGCATCAGCTTTGTTAATTTTGTCATTCCTTGTTTCCTTATCGGCTGCTGATAATGGTTTCCCTCGTTGTAACTGTGATGATGAAGGATTTTGGAGCATTGAGCGTATCTTAGAGTGCCAAAGAATCAGTGATTTATTTATTGCGATAGCCTATTTTTCTATCCCAATTGAGCTCCTTTACTTCGTAAGCTGTTCTAACTTTCCATTCAAATGGGTGCTCTTCCAATTTATTGCATTCATTGTTCTGTGTGGGATGACTCATTTGCTCAATTTCTGGACTTACTATGGCCAACACCCATTTCAGCTTATGCTTGCTCTAACCATTTTTAAAGTCCTCACTGCACTCGTATCCTTTGCCACTGCTATAACCCTTATCACCCTCTTTCCTATGCTGCTCAAAATCAAAGTGAGGGAGTTTATGTTAAAGAAGAAGACTTGGGATCTTGGTCGAGAGGTTGGATTAATAAAGCAGCAAAAGGAAGCTGGATGGCATGTCCGGATGCTTACGCAGGAGATTCGAAAGTCACTTGATCGTCATACAATACTATATACAACTCTGGTGGAGTTAGCGAAGACACTGGATTTGCATAATTGTGCTATTTGGAAGCCCAATGAGAATAAAACTGAGATGAACCTGATTCATGAGCTGAAAGGAAGAAGCTTTTCTAATATGTATAATATGCCTATTCCGACAAGTGATCCAGATGTAAGGGAGATTAAGGGGAGTGATGGAGTAAAGTTACTTGATGCCGACTCCCCACTTGCTGCTGCGAGTAGTGGAGGGAGTAGTGAACCAGGAGCTGTGGCTGCTGTTAGGATGCCGATGCTGAAGGTGTCGAACTTCAAAGGTGGAACTCCTGAACTTGTCCCAGAATGCTATGCCATACTGGTGTTGGTTCTTCCTAGTGAACAAGGTAGATCTTGGAGCAACCAGGAAATTGAGATAGTCAGGGTCGTGGCTGATCAGGTTGCTGTGGCTCTGTCCCATGCTGCAGTTCTTGAAGAGTCTCAGCATATGAGAGAAACATTGGAGGAGCAAAATCGAGCTCTGCAACAAGCAAAGCCGGATGCACTTAGGGCGAGTCAAGCAAGGAATGCATTTCAGATGGTTATGAGCCATGGTCTGAGAAGACCCATGCACTCAATATTGGGTCTTCTCTCCTTGATGCAAGATGATAACTTGGGTAATGAGCAGCGGCTTCTTGTGGATGCAATGACTAAAACCAGCAATGTTGTGTCAACCCTTATAAATGATGTGATGGATACTTCGACAAAGGACAATAGTAGATTCCCTCTGGAGATGAGGCATTTTCAGCTACATTCCATGATAAAAGAAGCTGCTTGTCTTGCCAAGTGTTTGTGTGCTCATAGGGGTTACAATATTTCCATCGAGGTTGACAAATCTTTGCCAAATCATGTCATGGGCGATGAAAGAAGAGTTTTTCAAGTTATTCTTCATATGGTTGGGAATCTTTTGAAGGACCCCAATGGAGGTTATCTTACATTTAGAGTTCTCCCAGAAAGTGCAAGAAGGGAAGGCATCGACGGAGCTTGGAAGACAAGGAGGTCACACTCATCTCTTGAAAATGTCTATATCAGGTTTGAAGTTGGATCAAGCAATAATCATTCTCATCCAGAGGGCATAGCATCCACATTGCCACAATGTTGTGAAACACGCCGCAGTAGGGAAGTGGAGGAAAGGTTGAGCTTCACTGTGTGCAGAAAGCTGGTTCAG TTGATGCAAGGAGACATCTGGGTAGTCCCAAATCCAGAAGGTTTTGATCAAAGCATGACCGTCATTCTTGGGTTTCAACTGCGGCCATCAATTGCCATAGGCATTCCTGAATATGGAGAATCTTCTGATCACTCGCATCCACACTCACTCCTCCAGGGGGTTAATGTTCTCTTAGCAGATTATGATGATGTGAATAGAGCTGTAACAAGGAAGCTACTTGAAAAATTAGGATGCGTTGTTTCTGCAGTTTCATCGGGACACGACTGTCTTGGTGCTCTGGCCCCTGCTGTATCTTCATTCCAAATTGTCCTTTTGGATCTTCACCTGCCTGATTTAGACGGCTTTGAAGTAACCATGAGAATTCGGAAGTTTCGTAGCCGCAGCTGGCCGTTGATCGTTGGTTTTGCATCTGCTGATGAAGATGTTAGTGGAAGATGCCTGCAGATTGGAATGAATGGAATTATTCGTAAACCGGTGCTACTGCCTGAAATTGCTGATGAGCTTCAAAGGGTCCTACAGGCAAGCAGAATCATGCGATGA